From the Syngnathus typhle isolate RoL2023-S1 ecotype Sweden linkage group LG22, RoL_Styp_1.0, whole genome shotgun sequence genome, the window ATAACCCGACTCGATTATCTGACGACATCGTAACCTCGAGAGGCCCCGCGAGAATGCTTTTACACACGCAATCAATCAACACGCACGCTCGACAAAAACAAGTCGGCCGCCCCGCGCAAACACAACCTTTGTATCTTTGGAATTCACCGTTCGCCGCTTCCAAGGTACCGCTCGGGGTGCGAGGTGCCGCTCGCCGCATCGCGCCACGGCATTTTGAGGGGCCGTGATGCGGCGATGTCGGAAATTAGAACCCGTCCTAGTTATGATTTGGTATCTGTGTAATAAGGAAAAGATCAGCTTTCATGTCTTTGTGTAACTCTTAGTGCACTTCAGCTACAAAGCACGACTGTTGCCTCATTAAAGCTCACTTCAAAGTTCTTTGGCACCGCGATGCCACAAGCAACACTTTGGGTGTTACTGCTTTGGCCTGAGGAACAACAAAAGAGTCAATATTTAGGGATTACCGCTGCTATTTGAGAGGATATCAAGTTCTTCTTCATGTCTAAGTGTCGTTTCGGTCTCATCTTTCGGTGTGCTTTGGGGTCAAAGGTGAACTCGTTCTTTAAGCGCCTCAGAAGCTCTTGAAGCCAGTTAAGGTGTCTCCTGGCTCAATTAGGTGACGCTAACACCATGCACGCATGCATGCGTAGCAGATCCACAGTGCAGATTAGCCTCCAACCACAACAACAAGACAGAAAGGAGGTCAAGATTCAGAAGACAGGTGAAGGAAGACGTGAGGGGGGCACTTCTGGTGATAGCGACACCGTGAGGCCGCTCGGGTGCGCTGACGTAAGAGTCTTTGATCAATTTACAGGTAAAAGGAGGAAAGATTGGGGGAACGGCGCGTGCACGCACGTACTCACCGTGCACGCGCACGGCGGCCACGCGAGCCAACGCATCCGAGGGAGGCCGCGCCGCAGCGGCCGGGTCCCATCGTGGCTGTCAACaataccaccaccacctccaccacctccacccttGCTCGATTGGCTTACCTTGTTTTGGCATAAGCAGACGTCGTCCTCTCGGTGTGCTCTTGCAGACGCTCCACGATTGTTGTTTGGTCTTCTTTATTCCCTTCTCTTACATCCCACGAGAAGTCTCCGCGCCTCCCCCGCTGTTGCGGGGCGTCCAACAACAGCCAGTTAGCCGAGTTAGCTCCAAGCAGCTAAGTGAACTTGCCTGACGGATAACGTTGGGCCGTTTTTGAGAGTGTTGTTGCTAACTTTACGTGGGTAACTTTACACTCGCTCCGCAGCGGCTGACACGTAACATCCGATAAAAGCACGCGCAAGTTGGGCTTTTTGTTGCGATTAGCAGGCTGGCTAACAAGTTACCATCGGCGTGTGTTGACAAACAAGCCtgcgtggaggaggaggaaagggggagggaaaaaaatcacacacGACTCGAAGCCAGCGAGCCTCAGCGTCAGTTAGCTTAGCCACAGCTAGCCAGCCTGGCTAAGCACCCACACCGCgctagaccccccccccaaaaaaatgcgcGTCGGCCCTCCTCGAGTCTTCCCCCCCCGCGCTGCTGCAGCTGGTACTGGGGCGGCTCGTCGTGTCACTCCCGTGCGCGGCCGAGATTACGCGTCGGTAGGGATGGCCCAGTTCGCGAAGCCAAGTTGTCACTATTCTCGGTGCTCTCCGCCATTTCcaagctctctcgctctctctctccaacacaaacaaacagggCTGCGAGGGCGCGCGCGCCGAGCCTGCGTGCGAGAGACAACGTGCGCGTTCACGAGGAGCGGCACGCGTAAGAAAACCTGGTTACCTGTTTAAGAATATACGCATCAAAATATGGATGCGGCGTTCCCACTGTGATTATTTCACTCAAACAAGAAGACTTTCACAGCGTCATTGGCCGTCATTTAATAGTCTCAATTTGTACTTTAAAGCGCTCTGCATTCAAAGGGTTTATACAAATAATTAAACGCCTTAAAACCTGACGTGCTAGTGCCTTAATTTCACTAATCCCGCCATGAAGGTATCTCAGAACCTGAAGTACATGTACAAGTACCCTTGAACATGAAGCATAAAACCTCACGGTACACCTAATATACTTATTTATTCAGTCATCATTTGAGGTAAggcatttgtttgattttttttcaagcagACATGTCGTTTTAGAACAGAATATACTGTTTGGAGAATCAGCACTTTGCTGGATAAACAAACCCCAGTAGCACtcctattatatatatttaaaaaaaagtcagatgaTGCCTGGCAGACCTTGACAAAGTATGCAAAGACTCGCAGCTAATTGTGTCAACCTATTACTGGTTAATTGTGAGATATTTATTCATTAAATAATTGATTTACTGACTGAGCACATTTAGTATGCAAATTACCTCTTGCCCTCTTACATCTTGACATCCGGACTTTGGCCTGTTTTACTGCCACTTCTCTCTTCCTCTGAGAGGTGTTGATCGAAGTGAGGCCATGGCTGCAAAGATTCTGCACAGAACCACTGCGACAAGCTCTGAGGTGGACTTTCTCAATTAAATGCTTCCTCAGCTGTCCGATTGGTATGTGCCATCCCTGACCAATTCTTTTCACAGTCGGGAAATTACAGCTGAGTGAGTGTAGGCTGGGGGGGGGCACGATCACTTGAAGAGCTTGAACTTGCGGAGCAGAGGCTGAACCGTTTCTTTGGGGTACGGCTTCAATGCCAGACAGGTGGCTATGTTCTCAGGCTGCTCAATCCAAAGCTTGTGAGCCACTCCGGCCTGGTTCAGGCTCTCCGATAACCCCGAGAGCGCAGCCTCATCCGGTGCCTGAAGGACACAAGAGCATTTGTGGAATAATCTGATGTGGAAATAAATTGGGCATGTCCCGTCAGCAGaagttatcattattatttatcagTTTGCATTTAAAAGTAAATACAAACTACAATTCATTGAATTTAGGTGGACATAGGTGTCCCCCATGCAAACACCAAGCCAATTAAATATAGcataaagctttttttaaagCAAGAAAATGACATCAGTTGTCACCTAAGGATGCAAATATGTGCAAAAAGATATAAAGCGGTAAAAGCATGATTTAAATCGGGGCTACTTCAAATCTAACATTACTTGAATGGAGGTAGGCGTGACTCACGGCGAGCACCACTTTGTGCATGGAGTCCAGCTCGGCCAGGTAGCGTTGCGTGTCCCCGTCGCCGTAGTGCAGGTGCACGGCGGCGGTAGCGGCGTGGCATGCCTGCGTGATGACGGCTCCCAGCGGCCACGACAGCTTGTGGACCAGATCCGAACGGACCACGACGTACTGCACCAGGCGGCCAGGGGAACCGGCGGCTCCCGAGGCAGCCATTTTTTTCTCCACGGTATATGTTTATCTTCCGGGTCAAAGAATGACCGCTTGGTCAACATAATGGAGCTGCTGCCGCCTAGCGACGCTTATGTAGAATTGCAAGTGCATCTATTGACTTAACGACTTGACCAGATTTGCCAAACAGGAGAGAAGCAACAAGAATAAATGTCACAATAATCATTTAATAAGCATCCacattataatataaatataaaacgcTATTTTTGCTCTTAAAATCTGTGAGACATCATTGTATCTGTGTGGACAGACGAGCATACAAACAAGAGTTTTGCAGTCTACCAAAAAGATCACCATCTTCATCTATCACGAGGATGATACCCCCTAAAACGGACCGACTTATCTGGCGTTTAACAAAAaggcagcttttttttcttttcatcttatGACTAttattggatttcttttttgtaacGCACAGAGAAGAACAAGGACCTCTACACCCCACGCACGTCTACTTCTCATTTGGACACGCTCCCTCGCCCCCCAAAACGAAACGCTGGTaatgatgaaaatgacaaactaaaacATCCAAACTAGAAGATGACAAATGCGAGTGTCGAGCATTCATTCCATATCCTTGATTTCAAAATACAAACagtttgagcatttattccatCTCCTTAAATCCGTCTTGAAGACCCTGTAGAGTGAAGCTTCCCATTTTTTGTTGTCCAATATAGAAGACTCTCACTCTACAGGGACTTTTTCGGCCCAGGTACTAGTACATTCTTTATCCCCAATACTGAAACATTTCAGAGGGCAAGTAGAACGACTGTCATACtagtaacttttttttccatgactgaCATTTTTGGACATTTGTAAGACAACTTTGGCATACTAGTTGGACAAGCACGTTCCTAGTGAGGTAAAACTACTAGTGGGCATTTTGGTCCATGCCCAATCATTTGGCCTGGTCGCAATACAGCACATTAAGGTTTGATTGCAGACTGCTAGTAGGTCAAAAAGCGGTACTAGTAGTGGAGAAAAGGTTACCAGCAAGACACAGGCGTGCTACTGGAAAAAGAACACACTAGTACGTAGACCTCAAGATGAACAACATCATCTTCTCAAGCTGCCAATAATAAACAGAACcgagccttttcttttttttttacacaatatagaaaacaaacattttctttctctttttttttttgttgttgtagtttaTATCCAGACATTTTTCTTAAGTTTGGCTGACATGCTGCTGAATCCTGGTGCGTTTGTTTCTGCGGGttcgtgtatgtgcgtgtgtgtgcgtgttgtcatTCAAAAGGAAAAGTACTGAGCGAACCACTCTTGTCGCTGAGCGTCCGGAAGGTCCATGGCCACGTCCTTTGTCTCAGGAGGGCTGcggggaagaaaagaaaggtgacaAAAGCCATTACAGTAGATTGAAATGTACAGTTTTACAAATACAACTAGTTCAATATTGTGaattataattattaatattaaaaatcAATTATTGTCTCTATGATAAcgtaataacaaaaaaaagattgagaAAATACGCAGAATTTTCACTACTGGAGTCCAATATCGAATAAGGCGTCGTCTTGCAGTGCAGCGGTTGCCCGCCAGAGGGCGGTAAAACCTCACTTTAACGTCTACAATGCATGACACGACACTATTTCATCATGCTCATCATTTTTGCAGACTTGGCACTTTTCAGCGGGTTTGAAATATTCCCTTGCGTACACCGTGTTATATTTTAGGCTCAAAGTGCATATTTGAGAGAGATATTAAAATTACAAGGCGCTTGAATGATTTAAAAAGAGGAGCGTGGAGCCAGCGATGGGACTAATCCTTTAATTCAGAGTGGATGCATTCATTCTACTGTATGTGACCTCATACTGTCAatgctaagtgtgtgtgtgtgtgtgtgtgctttggaGGAGTAATACTGTATGCCTAATCCACCCCACCGAGAATTGACATTATCCAGTCTTGTTGGTGGCAATAatttagccccgccccctagaAATTCATGTATTTCTCCACCCATCCTTTTCTGACCCACATACATTTAATTGTAATTTATAAAATATTGAGTTGAATAATTATTAACTATTATTTTACTTCTATGTTCTCTATTTCAAGTGCCCCGTCTAttccttgcaaaaaaaataaaaataaatcccacCCATGCGCAATCCGGACGTCCTGGAGGAGCAGCGTTAGCATGCAGCAGCACATccatgcacactcacacacttgtTTACTTCCCGTGTGTTTGTGGGCATGCAAATGTGCTCCCAGTGTGATCATCGATTGCTTTGACAACCGGAAACCTCCTCAATCAAGTCGTCATCGTCAAAAGCCAACGAAGGTCAATAAGGACGCGGGAACATTCAATGGGTGAAGATGAGGATGAGCAAAAGGACAACAAAAACTGGACGGTAACACCAATGAGCCCACAAAACatcaaagacacacaaacatgctccTTTTGCATCCCAAAGCCATTCTTTGATGCCTCCTCACAGCAAAGAGCAAAGCCCGCCCATTAAAAGCAACCATCCAATCACGTGGCGGCGACTATTTTCCCCCATTTATCGATTGAAGCGGATTGAAGGTGGCCGGAGGGAGCGCCGGCCAATCAGATGCGGAGGCTAACGAGTTCTGTGATTGGATGATTTTTGCATGGCCGCCGCCCACCGGAGCTGAGACGCTCtcgctttttctctctctcacctcGTGAACTTCTTGGGTTCTGTGGGAGGGGTCGGCGGCGGGGGAAGAGGTTTGTTGGCGTTCAGCTCGAGgtgatggaggaggaggggggaatGGGGAAGGGGTTCGAGGCGGCCGGGCTGggccgggggcggcggcggaggtggcggcggcggcggcgggccgcCCGCCGGGCCCGAGCCGGCTGCCTCCAGAACCCTGAAACCGGCGGGGCTGCCGAATCTGCTCGCCGCCGCTTTCTCATTCTTTCGCTTTTGCTACACAGaaagaaagggagggagggagggaggtagggaggtacACGGGGGAGAGAAGGGTGGGGTTCAAAGCAAAAATCAAGGCGTAAATAATCCATAAAAGGCAAAATGAATGAGGTCaagaaaaaagggaaaatgaGGCAAGGTCCCAACAACGCGCTGGTGCCAACCGACCC encodes:
- the ptrhd1 gene encoding putative peptidyl-tRNA hydrolase PTRHD1; this translates as MAASGAAGSPGRLVQYVVVRSDLVHKLSWPLGAVITQACHAATAAVHLHYGDGDTQRYLAELDSMHKVVLAAPDEAALSGLSESLNQAGVAHKLWIEQPENIATCLALKPYPKETVQPLLRKFKLFK